In one window of Branchiostoma floridae strain S238N-H82 chromosome 14, Bfl_VNyyK, whole genome shotgun sequence DNA:
- the LOC118430699 gene encoding 28S ribosomal protein S22, mitochondrial-like isoform X2, with the protein MAASRAILSGCRRCLRSWRDCRRLSPSLSSSGVRLCASASDTSKPTLPSPPDFFHPAVQSILVQITGVDIETVFHQVRAKVDPPTYRLMTEEQLKKAYDETVQRASKKLQMPPVLPERAPIDPTPIAENPELEGLETSNLVFTDISQNIPDRERFIVVRELDGVLRRATWEERDRLLQVYFPKEGRRIRPPPLFQEDHMNIVLEADRHVDLLDLCCIQFEPDSQDFIRIHRHVYEDVYHGKKYGLLRSTRHFGGLAWYLTQNSKVDDLLVDMLQVDLADDAVQLVRLYCMLHPDSQSATQIAQGNLQGLDTVKAFAKYDAVKGGVVELAVQAYQAAQTGTEQADTS; encoded by the exons atggcggcgtccAGGGCGATTTTGTCGGGTTGCAGACGGTGTCTCCGTTCCTGGCGGGATTGCCGGAGACTCTCCCCGTCCCTGTCCTCCTCAGGTGTGCGGCTGTGTGCGTCGGCGTCAG ACACTTCCAAGCCGACCCTGCCTTCCCCTCCTGACTTCTTCCACCCGGCGGTCCAGTCCATTCTGGTGCAGATCACGGGGGTGGACATTGAGACGGTTTTCCACCAGGTCAGGGCCAAAGTGGACCCTCCCACCTACAGACTCATGACAGAGGAGCAGCTGAAAAAG GCGTACGATGAAACGGTCCAGCGAGCGAGCAAGAAGCTGCAGATGCCTCCGGTGCTGCCGGAGAGAGCTCCGATCGACCCCACACCGATAGCGGAGAACCCAGAGCTGGAAGGGCTGGAGACGTCAAACCTGGTGTTCACAGACATCTCACAGAACATCCCCGACAGG GAAAGATTTATCGTGGTACGTGAGCTGGACGGCGTTCTGCGCCGCGCCACGTGGGAGGAACGAGACCGGCTGCTGCAGGTGTACTTCCCGAAGGAAGGTCGCAGGATCCGACCTCCGCCGCTATTCCAGGAGGACCACATGAAC ATTGTTCTGGAGGCAGATCGCCATGTGGACCTGCTGGATCTCTGCTGTATCCAGTTTGAACCAGACTCGCAAGACTTCATCAGG ATCCACCGACATGTGTACGAGGATGTGTACCATGGGAAGAAGTACGGCCTACTGCGCTCCACGCGGCACTTCGGCGGGCTGGCATGGTACCTCACACAAAACAGCAAGGTCGACGACCTCCTGGTGGATATGCTACAGGTGGACCT TGCTGATGATGCTGTGCAGCTGGTGAGGTTGTACTGCATGTTGCACcctgacagccaatcagcaaccCAGATTGCACAGGGCAACCTGCAGGGATTGGACACTGTCAAG GCATTTGCCAAGTATGATGCAGTAAAAGGAGGGGTTGTGGAGCTGGCAGTACAGGCTTACCAGGCAGCACAGACTGGCACAGAACAGGCAGATACCAGCTAA
- the LOC118430699 gene encoding 28S ribosomal protein S22, mitochondrial-like isoform X1, with protein sequence MAASRAILSGCRRCLRSWRDCRRLSPSLSSSGVRLCASASGETGSDTSKPTLPSPPDFFHPAVQSILVQITGVDIETVFHQVRAKVDPPTYRLMTEEQLKKAYDETVQRASKKLQMPPVLPERAPIDPTPIAENPELEGLETSNLVFTDISQNIPDRERFIVVRELDGVLRRATWEERDRLLQVYFPKEGRRIRPPPLFQEDHMNIVLEADRHVDLLDLCCIQFEPDSQDFIRIHRHVYEDVYHGKKYGLLRSTRHFGGLAWYLTQNSKVDDLLVDMLQVDLADDAVQLVRLYCMLHPDSQSATQIAQGNLQGLDTVKAFAKYDAVKGGVVELAVQAYQAAQTGTEQADTS encoded by the exons atggcggcgtccAGGGCGATTTTGTCGGGTTGCAGACGGTGTCTCCGTTCCTGGCGGGATTGCCGGAGACTCTCCCCGTCCCTGTCCTCCTCAGGTGTGCGGCTGTGTGCGTCGGCGTCAGGTGAGACGGGATCAG ACACTTCCAAGCCGACCCTGCCTTCCCCTCCTGACTTCTTCCACCCGGCGGTCCAGTCCATTCTGGTGCAGATCACGGGGGTGGACATTGAGACGGTTTTCCACCAGGTCAGGGCCAAAGTGGACCCTCCCACCTACAGACTCATGACAGAGGAGCAGCTGAAAAAG GCGTACGATGAAACGGTCCAGCGAGCGAGCAAGAAGCTGCAGATGCCTCCGGTGCTGCCGGAGAGAGCTCCGATCGACCCCACACCGATAGCGGAGAACCCAGAGCTGGAAGGGCTGGAGACGTCAAACCTGGTGTTCACAGACATCTCACAGAACATCCCCGACAGG GAAAGATTTATCGTGGTACGTGAGCTGGACGGCGTTCTGCGCCGCGCCACGTGGGAGGAACGAGACCGGCTGCTGCAGGTGTACTTCCCGAAGGAAGGTCGCAGGATCCGACCTCCGCCGCTATTCCAGGAGGACCACATGAAC ATTGTTCTGGAGGCAGATCGCCATGTGGACCTGCTGGATCTCTGCTGTATCCAGTTTGAACCAGACTCGCAAGACTTCATCAGG ATCCACCGACATGTGTACGAGGATGTGTACCATGGGAAGAAGTACGGCCTACTGCGCTCCACGCGGCACTTCGGCGGGCTGGCATGGTACCTCACACAAAACAGCAAGGTCGACGACCTCCTGGTGGATATGCTACAGGTGGACCT TGCTGATGATGCTGTGCAGCTGGTGAGGTTGTACTGCATGTTGCACcctgacagccaatcagcaaccCAGATTGCACAGGGCAACCTGCAGGGATTGGACACTGTCAAG GCATTTGCCAAGTATGATGCAGTAAAAGGAGGGGTTGTGGAGCTGGCAGTACAGGCTTACCAGGCAGCACAGACTGGCACAGAACAGGCAGATACCAGCTAA
- the LOC118430874 gene encoding elongator complex protein 5-like, whose amino-acid sequence MTLSPPVSPGVTLYTCSTWRILQKVSWQVLTFPSKFIIIIITIALLWHLQRTHSHDGFSDPLLWEEQNRDSSLDRIDLTSPPDFLEHIKKTPSQASTVAVVIDSLTPFLQKYPGYVICRALQRLLRARLESDGTEVSQVVAGFHGDLHDNSTAAALRHMATTWVQLHEGAESPAQGVAGFHGNCEVLHRRKSGKVIRQDEVYHISPQWSLTSGVQKTPVRPAVQGDQEPQADPTANLTFNLRLTDTEKEARSRVVLPYMHHQRKKATDKPAATPGGQIFYQPDDVDDFDEEDPDDDLDF is encoded by the exons ATGACCTTATCCCCACCTGTCTCCCCAGGTGTGACTCTGTACACCTGTTCCACCTGGAGAATCCTGCAGAAGGTTTCCTGGCAGGTGCTAACGTTTCCAAgtaagttcatcatcatcatcatcaccattgcTCTTCTCTGGCATTTACAAAG AACCCACTCCCATGATGGCTTCTCAGACCCACTGCTGTGGGAGGAACAGAACAG AGATTCCTCATTGGACAGAATAGACCTAACCTCTCCTCCAGACTTTCTGGAGCACATTAAAAAGACACCTTCCCAAGCATCAACAGTTGCTGTTGTCATAGACTCCCTGACACCCTTCCTACAGAAGTACCCAGGCTATGTCATCTGTAGGGCCTTGCAGAGGCTGCTGAGAGCTAGGCTAGAATCAG ATGGAACAGAAGTTTCCCAGGTTGTTGCTGGTTTCCATGGAGATCTCCATGACAACAGCACAGCCGCCGCCCTGCGGCACATGGCGACCACCTGGGTCCAGCTGCATGAGGGGGCGGAGTCTCCCGCGCAGGGCGTGgctggtttccatggcaactgtGAGGTCTTACACAGAAGGAAGTCTGGGAAGGTTATACGACAG GATGAGGTTTACCACATCTCCCCCCAGTGGAGCCTGACATCAGGGGTACAGAAAACACCAGTCAGGCCAGCGGTGCAAGGGGACCAGGAG CCCCAGGCTGACCCAACAGCCAACTTGACCTTTAACCTCCGACTGACTGACACAGAGAAGGAAGCCAGGAGCAGGGTCGTGCTGCCGTACATGCACCATCAGAG gaaaaaggCCACAGACAAGCCAGCAGCGACTCCAGGAGGACAAATCTTCTACCAGCCGGACGATGTGGATGACTTTGATGAGGAAGATCCTGATGATGATCTGGacttctga